GTTTATTGAGGTtgtgttcattttttattcctatTGCTATGTGATACCATATTACATCTCTCTTCCAAGTTAGAGTTTATCCGCACTTTATTTTGGGAATTAGGTGccaaataattcattaaaaaaaattaaaatataggaaaattttaataatatgaatgaTAATAAATTGATAGtgcttaaaataatagtaaaaattttgtttccttgAGTGTGAATAAAATCCATAAAGTTGAGTAGAAATTGATGAAGTGTATTCTATGAAAGATTATCATATCATCTGACATAATTTTGATGCGAAATCTTGTGTGtggatattattatatatgtctaTGGTGAATTAGATAGCTTTTGTTAATTCATTAATGTTTAAGAATATGACAGTTTATCAAAGtagataattttgtatttaatagatttatgaattatgattaCTATATCAATACTATAACTCGGCCCCTCAAGTGAACATTCTTGGCTACACCCTTACTTAAGGAACAATATATAAGATACTATATCTAAGTTTAcccttttaaaaatatatgactGGAGAGAAGCTGTTGGGTATTCGGTATAGTCATTTTGGAGACTAATGTTGTCATgaatttgtgaaaatgtttATTTCAGGCACATGAGAGTATAGTGGTGGTATTATAATTCTTATactccattatttttattttgttatgtagactgataacaaaaaaaatcagagcGGCTCCCTCTGAAGTTGCATCCGTCCTTGCTGTGGGGTTGCAGTAGCACTTTAAATGCCAAACTTAGAAAGCTTTGGTTGGAGAACTTTTTCAACAAAGATGGTGGTCACTAGACATTAATGTTTATGTAAATCTTGCACGATGTTAGTGGTGGTattatgtatatgtattatgGAACAATGTAGTGTTTTGGATGGTTTTGTATTAAATCTTGGAGCGGTATAGTATTATGTTAGGTATTATGAATGGTTATGTCAATATAAACTATGGTTATGTATAAGTGTTAAGGATGGTAATGAAATTTCGTCATTttcatatccaaaaaaaaagaggatggtTATGTTTTAAGCATGATAATGTGATATgttgaaatatattaaaagtttTCCTCTGTTTGGTTCGTGGAGGAAAGGGTGAAAGAAAGAAGGGGCTTCTTGTATTTATCTCTTTTATGTTATTGTAACTCATCTCATAGTTTCATTGTGGGCACAACAGAAAGTTCAGTatgatttttgaaataatatagtgTATCATACCAGCATCCAAAGACTCTGCATGTGCTGCTTGTTAGCCATGGATATAAATCAAAGTTTcatacaaaagtaacaaaacataactaaaattcaaaactcaTACTGAAATTCAAAACTCATACCGAAGTTTTTGACCACACCAAAACTATATAGTGCTCTTTAATGGctgaagataaaataaaaaataaaaataaaaattgatattttgctCTACGGGTGGAAAGAAAGGAAATAAGGtactgaaaatttgaaagaaattaatgaggagagaaaaaaaattgtaatattaaTTAGATAATGAGGGAAAAGGAATAACATTTAATGATGGTTTTATAACCGttaaatcttttaaaatttactatatatatatatagaggggcTGCTAAGGTTTGTCAATTGTCATGCACTGATGGTTCTTCTCACTATCTCGTTGCCTTTATATACATGTTTCTTCAAAACACTGCCAGTCTAACAAAATACAACCCCAAAACATGAATGAGAGGTAGAAGTCCATTTATGGAGAATTGTAGCTGAAGCCTTACCCCTGAGAAGCAGGTTAGGCTAGCTGTGGAATAAACCTTGATAATGATTTTTGTGGTTTGTAATGAATTGGGGTCTAAAAAGCGTGGGTCTCCAAGTGGTATCAGCCTCAGGGAAGGAATTAATAAACTAGTTGTGGAATCTCCAGAAGAATTATGTAACAGGTTTGTAACCACTAACCACTACTCACCTTATATTATTTGGAAGACAAGAAATGTCATCTTTAtgaataatgaaaaagttgtacctaTGGATATCTATTCTAGAGCGCTTCTTAAAATGTGCAACGATTAAGTATATACATGTGAGTAAAGTCTcacatttaataataattagaagAGTAAGTGGTTAATATTACATAATTAGTTGCAAACTCATACTTTGTAACTTTTGTGTTAAATGATGTGCTTGCATGTTATACTTTCTCCACAAGATGTTATCTTCACTATGTCGAAAATTACTACATACTCAAAGACAACTTTAGTAACATTTAAATTTAGCCTCCCAAAAAGGAGACATGAGTGGATTCACATGAGATTAACATAACCCAATCTTCAAAGTAATCTTTATATGTAGGCCTGTCCACAGGTTGGGTTTGTGCCAGACTCGGAATCGACCCGACAACTTCGAGTGGAAGGCAAGTTGACTCGCTGCCAACCACCAGAAACCTCAGGTTGAGTCAATCTTGGTTGAGGTCTATGGTGATCAATTTCGAGTGAAACTGATAGAGTAGAGCATCCGTAGAGATCTAGCCAGATCTTGTCGAGATTTGGCTAGATCTGCGTTTAAGAGAGAGGGGGAGGGTCGAAGAATGGTGAGCTTCGGCAGGGAGGTCAGTTGGGTCGGTTGGAGTTAGTTTTCATGTGAAGACTCACTGGTTtcaatttttggaaataaagatCCATTGCTGACTGTCGTCGGGTCAATTGGGTCAGCTGGtttgggtgggtgggtgggtcgATTGTTGGGTCAGGTTGGACAGCCCTACCTATATGCAAGTAAAACACATACTCTTACAAAATGGGCCTTTTGAACTAAATCCACCCATTTAACTCAATTAGTATAATTTTCAGTGAGCTTTAGTCCCACTCTCtcctcctcaatccaaacaagtaACTCGCTTTACAATGTCCAAAAGATATCAATTCAAGAAGATAAAATAGTAAACTTTAACTCACTAGAGGGCTCTACTCCCCTTTCCTCGGGCCTTTTTTGAACcaaattttataactttttggGCCTATTTAACTCAATTATTAGTGTAATTTCCAGCCAACTTTACTTTCCCTAAATCCAAACAAGTAACTAgctttacaaagcccaaaagatAATAATTGAAGAAGATAAAGTGATAAACTTTAACTCACTAAAGTTCTAATAATAGTCAAAACCTGCTAAGTCTTGCGAGTTACCTTTCTCCCCcatttaatatattttcctCTTTTATAATCCCTCCCTAAATCtctcttatattatttttttttccccttaaaccTCTTTTATCTtcatcaaaatattattatagaatgaatagtaatttttttataaaaattaaaattaatatatttaaaatgggCCTTTTGAACCAATAATACAATCCTACTATCTTGTAAGCCCATTTATGTTCTACATCCTATTCCAATTTCCAACTTCATCAAGCTATGTATGGTTATATAAATATACACATGAGCCCATTTAAATTTTCTTACAATAAtaacacaaaactcaaaaacctcTCAGAGACAGTgagagtgaaaaagaagagaaaccaaaaaaaaaaatggcgaGAAATTCAATTCTGAGCAGCCACCGCCAAGTTCTGCGTCAAATCGTTGGTTCAAATTCTCGAACCTTCCAAACTCTAATTCCATCTCCTCCACCTCCAATTCCAACctcatctctcttctctccggTTCATCCTAAACCCTTCCCCTCCGGTTCCTCACGCGTTCACTTCTCCGACCTTCCTTTCTTCCAATCTCGACCTCTCTCCTCTCCCTCAGGTACCTCTCAATCCCacatttccttttaaatttactattttattttaaaaaataataattgattatCATCGATTATTAATCTTAATTAggaatttaatatttgattaacGAATTTCGATTATTGTCCctcaatttttaatatttgcaATTTAGTCGCTGAAAATTATATCTTCTAAAAATTTCAAGGactaataaattgaaaaaaaaaaaaattgatggagtaaaattgaatttaggccaaattacaaggaaaaagcgttaaaattgataattttatatttcataaaatgagCGTAGTTGACTTGAGATGAAAATGTTTTGATGGATAACTGGAATTACATGGAAAGATAGGGGTGACGGTGACGCCTGTCGATCAAAAAGATGAGGGAGAGTCGCGTGAGATGTTTAGAGGAGAGCTGTTGATGCACTGGTAAGAAAGAGTAGACGAAAAGGACATGTTAATTAAGGACGTAACAAAAAGAGTATGACTttagatagaatagaatggcGTGGGAAGGTATACGTGTGGCCAACCCTAACTAACTTGAGGATCCATAGACAACTCAAAAATTTATGACTAAGGtttggttatttttgttgttgttgttgtatggaagaattttttagataaataatgaaattttattgaaccaaaaaaagattgataaaaaaaaaaaaaaaatctaatttagaccaaatttcaacatttgaaattttcatatgGAAAGAAAATGTAGTGCATGATGCATATACTGGTTATAGGCTGAGCAATATGGACACGGACAAGACACAACATTAGGGTATGGCAACaatttatttcttgaaaaattagaaCGCGACTGCATGGGAATACGaaaattaattacttaattaatatttcgttctgtatttttttatttatgtttagcATATTCTATGTTTATATTAACTAGGTGCCTCCTGATGGTTGGAGGCTTGGGATGAGATGTAGACCCAAACATCTTGGGTTCGATCCTCACTAGGAGTTCTCCTAGATTACCTATACATGTTTTGACAGGTGGGATCGTGTATCCATGGTTTACTCCCCAAGGGCGGGTCCAAAGGGCCTGCCTTGGTGAGGTTtcacaacattaaaaaaaaaaaaaaaaaaattatgtttattttaaatataaataaaaactatcaaaatcttTAGAGAAAgaattttatagaataaaagaattatatatatatgtatatttttccTCCTATGACATGAAGGATATGTATGCATGAGTATCTCAGCGTATCTGTGTTTGACATGGGCATGCCGAGGACTTTGGAGTGTTTGTGCTTCTTATGTTACAGGCCTAAATAATGTTTTGATGTTGTTGATATCTTTCAAGCTTGATTGATTGATATTTCTGTATCTGATCGATGTTTGGAATCACTGATTCCACTTGCAAATGGTTGCTTCCACACTCCCCTTCTCTGACTCATTTGGGACTCACCATGTGAGAGAAGAGGCTTTGGAAGCAGCAGCTGTTATTGTATTGGATCTAATTAATGTTTGTGTTTATAACAACTCTTTAACTTGATGAATAATCAAAcattgtgttttgttttgtatgcTAAGCCCATGATTTAATTTCAGGTCCATCAAACATTGTCCTCATTAATTCAGAAAATGACTTCAATAGTTCACTTAGCAAAGCTCAAGGTACATATCTATCCCTCTTGTAAAAATATATTCTGTAAAAGATATTCATTTGTAGATGTTTTCTTTGTCTGCAAAGTTTCTGTTGTTTACTTTCTAGAGAACTTATCTttgctatgtttttttttgctacaatttaTTGGCGATAGATGACTTGGTGCCAGCGATTTTCTATTTCACTGCAGTTTGGTGTGGGccttgtaagttcttatttgtttagttttgttAGTGAAGAAATTGAATCAAATGGTGTTTTATTTTCTGTGAGATTAAATTTCAATAAGTTGTTTTATATTCTTATTATGCAGGCAGGTTCATTGGCCCTATCATTGGTGAGCTGAGTGAGAAATATCCTCATGTGACGACTTATAAGATTGACATTGACCAGGTAGGAAGGATTCATGGTACTGTGATGTAGTCTTTTCAAATATAGATCAAATTTTCTGGAAATCATACCATGCTCATCATACATTTTcatcaagggaaaaaaataaatttttttcaatctgggatttattttttatggggaATATGATTTATAGTGTGATTACATTTTACTCTTCAACTGATGTTTTGGTAATGTTAGTTTGCAACTTTTGACTTTCAAATATggtttaatagtttttttattaatttttttttttatgtctaatctcgttgaaaaaaaatcacaaaagggGCTCAGTCTCACCATATGCATGGGATGTATAAAGGAGACGCATCAAATGCCATCAAGAAATACTATATATGGTATAATAGTTTAATGGTTTGTAGAGGATTTTtgtattcttctttctttattttccccttattttgttttattttattatctttcaaGATAGAAAATCATTTAACCATGTGAGTAATAACTATAGTAAATCAAATTAGAATATGCATCTAGTTGTTCTCATTTAGCTGTCTGTTAGAAGGAACTGATATCTAAGGAGTAAGGTAGAAAAGGCCAAAATCGTAAACTAgtgtaccctttttttttctttttaccttttcttATACTTAACTGGCAGATTGCATACTAGTATACCATTGTTAGTTACCCAAATGATCAACCAATATACGttgctttttaaaaattaaaaaaaaaactgttctgTTTATAATTTAACTGTTACATAGCTACATGTTCAAACCTAATTGGGTGTCttctagataaaaaaataaaaaactttttcctCCCTGTGCTTTTGGGGTTCCCATTGATGAAAATAGTTGGGAGATTTTCTTGAGGTGGTTTGGTCATGTACAAATGGGAGAGGGAGATCAATACACTAGTGAGAAAGAGTGATTTGATTTAAGTTGAGGGAATGGAATGAGGTAGAGAAAGACCTAAAATGACACTACTAGTAGTGAAAAAGAACATGTTAATTAAGGAAGTGTCAAACAGTATGTTTTAGAAAGATTAGAACGGTGAGAAAGAATACAGGGGAAAGATCCATAGCCAACCCATAGTTTTGGGATTAATGTTTGTTGTTGTcggtttggggggggggggggggtggagtCTCAATGGATATATCACTAAGGAATAGAAGTATGGCTATGgtcactatttatttatttattttttggagataaaagatAGGACCTTTATTCTGTAATCatagaatatttattattattggagatagaatatttattattttttttggagataaaaggTAGAACCTTTATTGTGTAATCATAGAATATTTATTAAGTTAAAGGGAAAATTCTATAGGACTGCTATACAACTAGCTATGCTCTATGGTCCCAAATGTTGTGCTGTTAAGAAGCaacatattaataaaatgagtGTAATTAAAATGAGAACGTTAAGATAAATAAGTGGAAATACATGAAAAGAAAGGATCTAAAATAAGGAAATCCGCTTAAAGATAGGGTACCctctattgatgaaaagatgagggagAGTCACTTGAGATGGTCTGGTCATGTTTAAAAGAGTTATTAATGCACCGGTAAGAAAGAGTGAGTTGATCCAAGTTGAGGGAATGAAAAGAGGTACAAGAAGATCCATTATAAATTAATAGAagcaataaaaaatgaattgtcaattaataaagtaataGAGAGCATGACTTAATAAAGAATATATGTGGCTAACCCTAACTAATTTGTTTAGGATCCATAGccgaccccaaaattttttggATTAGGTCATCTAcataaaataacaaagaaacATAAAGCAGCATCTCTATGACCAATAGTATGCATCTCAGCCTTAGAGATTCTGGCTCTTGTGTATGACTGTTGTCCAGGGAGCTGCTATACAGTGAGTGTAGGGCTGCTCGCTTGTGGTCATGTAGCAATGTCTGGGCCATATCCAGAATTGTGAAGGATGTAGCTACTTGTCctcaaaataaaacataatcCTTGCATTCCACGCAGCCCATACCAGCATTGCCCATATTTCCACCTCCTCTTCCCAGCATTCCATGATGACCCCTGAAATAAGTAGAGGAAATCATCACCCATATCTGTTGACCACTTTTGAATTTGCCTGCAACCATGGCCCATACATTTCTATCCGTGGGACACATCCACATCGCATGTACCACAGTTTCGGTTTCTTGGTTACAAATGTTGCATATCAGGTCCACCTCTATGTGCCGGCTTTGTGGGCTTTTTTGTGTTGGCAGTGAGTTAGTGCATGCTCTCCAGATGTGATGCTTTACCTTAGATGGAGTCTGCAGCTTCCATAGCTTTTTCCAGGCTGGACAATCCACCCAAGCCCGAGAACTCTCTCCTTGTGCTGGCTTATTTAATCCAAGTGCAAGGTGATATGCTGCTTTCACCTTGAAGTCTCCCTTAGGAAACCCGACCCACCCCAGACTATTAGACTCATTACCTGTGCCCCTAGGGACAAGTAAATTCCCTTTTCCTCCTTATGTTGTCCTAGGTCTTGTGTGAGCCACTAATCACCCCAAATCTTAATTTCCCACCCATCCCCAACACACCACATAGtccatttatattttttttgataagtaataagtgttattgatataaaaaaagaacaccctagtacacaaggagtgtacaaggggtcaacaaatcaaatacaaaaattgcaagagtctaggaaatcaataaaagaagggaaTGATTGTTTTTGCAAAGTAAACAACCATCCAATAAAGTTCTAAAAAAGAATAGCTTGAGGTTCGGAATAAATCTctcaatatcttcaaaacatctactatttctctccctccaaagacaccacattaagcaaTGAGGAACGATGGACCATAGATAACCATTTCAATGACGACCAAAGCTGCCTTGCCAACACCCTAACAGTCCCAAAACAGTATGCGGCATAACCCAAgttactccaaataaacccaaaaccataGACCATAGATCCATAGCAATGGGACAGTGAAGGAAGAGATGGTAAACCGATTCACCATTACCCTTGGACATGTAGCACCAATCCAAAATCCACACCTTCCTTTTTTGTAAATTACCACATTGTCCATTTATATAGCAACTGGATGTATACTAACTCCAAACATAGTAAGGATTGTTTCCTAGCTTTGCTTGAAGGAAGGAGTTATTGGGGAAATACCTTGCTTTGAACACGAGATAGAATAATGAGTGTGGCTGCTGCATTAACTTCCACCCCTACATAGCAAGCATTGCTAAGATAAATACACGGAGATCTTTGAATCCTAACCCTCCATTTACCTTCAAATCACACTGTTTGATCCAACATTTCCAATGTATTTCCCTTTTTGGCCCCTTTTGACTCCACCTATATTTagcattcatttttttttttttttgacaagtaacgaaaaaatatatattagagaaGAACACAGCCCCGTACATAGGAAATGTACTAAAGAGGCAAAAGCATCtagaaaccaaattacaatgatcaagcaaaataggaagggaaagacaagaaaaaagatggtaaaactaaacaccattcgagaagagtaaaaaagaaaaaaagaaaaaagacttaaactcAAGAATGGACCGTTTGCGACCCTCAAAGCTTCTAGAATTTTGTTCCCGCcagatacaccacatcaaacagtgcGGCACCATCCTCCAAATCACTATGTTGTAATGACGCTTGAAATTGCAAGCCCAATAATCCAACAGATCCACTACCCTTTGCGGCATCACCCAACAAAttccaaacaagcaaaagaccATACTCCATATCTCATAAGCTATAGGACAATGAAGGAGGAGATGATCTACAGATTCACCACACCTTTTGCACATATAATTGAGTTCATAGAATTTTGAAGTTCATATAACTTAGCATTCGTAGAATTGAGTTCATCAAACCATGTCTTAAGAATTTTGAAGCAAGACATCATGTATGTGGGTATGGCTTGAACCATGGATTTTATCAGTATCTCTCCCCGACCTTGAAAGTGTGTTTTCTTTCCACCCTTGGAGCCTCTTcatcaacctttttttttaatgctattaAAAGTGCTTGCCTTGGATCTTCCCACCAACATCAGTAGGCCAATGTATTTATCATGTCTTGTAGTTGCTCGGGTTCCCATTAGATCATGGATTTCCTTCATGGTAGCATTGGAAGTATCTTTGCTATATTGgtcttctcccaaaaaaaaattttgacttatcaaaaaaaaaaaaaatcataatagtCTAAAACCTATAATATGTTTCTACATTCCTCAGTTGTAGCATGGCAAAAGAGCCCTATCATTTGCAAACAAAAGGTGGGAGAGCTTGGGATCACCCATACAATTGGATACTGTGAACCTTTCTATTCACCTCTGCTTTCCTCAATAAGGCAGAAAGGCCCTCAGCAAAAATCAAGAATAGTTATGAGGAATAGGATCACCTTGCCTTGTTATAGCTTTCGTTTCCTCATTTACTAGGACCACATATGATGTTGTTCAGTTGTAATCAAATTACATGATTTGGGACACCCTTCTCGAGTCAAAACCATTTTCCAAAATCATCCCCTGCAAAAAACTCCATTCTACTTGATCATAAGCTTTGCTCACGTCGAGTCATTTGCTCAAGCTTTCCTTTATGCCTAGATTGCTTGCTATACAAAAATTCATAAGCTAGCACATTgttggaaataatttttttttgataagtagcacATTGTTGGTAATAATACGTCCCAGTATGAAAGCACTTTGGGAATCAGAAATAATATATCAAAGAATAGACTTTAATCAATTAGATAGGATTTTTTTGCACTATTTTGTAGAGGATATTACAGAAACTTATTGGCCTATAATCCAGGATTTTCCTATATTACACTAGAAATGTACTATAGGGgcaaaaaaatcaagagagcCCAAGCTACAATGATCAATTAAAACAGGAAGGGAAAAACAAGAATAGGTTGGCAAAACTAGACTCCATTCAAGGAGAGTAAGGGTATATGCCTGAAATTTAAAATAGATAGGACTGCCTTAGTAATAGATTAACCAATAATAGACCAATATTTATGATAAAAGAAGCTAGACATACTTTGCGGATCTGGGgctttgaaagttgaaactgtGCATTTGGAAAGCAACTTTTTGTATTATCTATGGCTGTGAATGGCTGGAGTAGGCTTCTTTTATGATTATCAGTAACCTCTCCATCTATGGCCTCTGAAAATTCATTCTCAAAGGACAGGGTAGAAGTAGTGAATATTTTAGTAAAGTGTCTCTCTGCCAACACACCAATGTCCTCATCACTAGTCCACCATTTCTCCTTCTCTCCCATGAGGCCTAAAATGGTTTTTGGTCCGTCTCAGTGTTGCTTgtagattataaaattttgtgtttttgtctcCTGCTCTAGCCATGTAGCTTGTGATCTCTATCTCCATCGCAACTCTTCCCTTTGTAGGATCTCATTTATGGTATGACTGATTTATAGACTCTTTGTTGGATCCCATAACATCATTCTTCATCAACCCTCCAAATCGGCAAGTTTGGTGTCCAATTCCATATGGTTTCCTCAAAAAGTTTGTCTCCCCATTGATCTAATTGGATTCAACattgtttaattgttttgtgCACCATGTACGTTGGATTGCCTTGGACAACTTCTGATTCCACACCTCATGAATGATTTTTTCACACTCTTCTCTCATAGCTCATTTTTCTTCAAGCTTACActtttttgtgggggggggggggggggtgttggtgGGCATGGTACATGCTTCACCATGCTTTCTTTAAACTAGTCCATTCATGACAATATGGCTACTTTCCTATCAATACTCTTGAATATTGACGAACCCCTCTCTATCATTATTCCATGTATACAACATTCTAAATATACTCTAGGTTGAGCATTTTGCATTCATCAAGTGCTTCTCTAAAATCCAACATTTTCTGGTTTCTCGTAAT
This portion of the Castanea sativa cultivar Marrone di Chiusa Pesio chromosome 7, ASM4071231v1 genome encodes:
- the LOC142642246 gene encoding thioredoxin O2, mitochondrial-like, which codes for MARNSILSSHRQVLRQIVGSNSRTFQTLIPSPPPPIPTSSLFSPVHPKPFPSGSSRVHFSDLPFFQSRPLSSPSGPSNIVLINSENDFNSSLSKAQDDLVPAIFYFTAVWCGPCRFIGPIIGELSEKYPHVTTYKIDIDQEGLQSILSKLNITSVPTLHFFQNGKKAAEVIGADVARLTNTMEKLYKTD